In Streptomyces sp. SN-593, a single genomic region encodes these proteins:
- a CDS encoding MFS transporter codes for MTSTGDIWSGESDGVVSSSAHIAGGPSGSGVVPRGLRLRLLGPTLVIVGSLMSVVSSLGAPLIPTIADADGVSLSTAEWLLTITLMTGALATPLMGRLSDGPRQRDVILAALGSVVVGCVVAALSGGFAMLIVGRGLQGVGLGLLPVAMAVARRNLTPEKSRQAIATLSVTAAIGAGLGYPLTALIAETFDYRGAYWFGAITVGCSFVLAAVVLPGRAEVPSRRFDTVGATLISLVVVGLSVALSEADGWGWTSARALGLFAACLVLLAAWIPYELRTADPLIDLRQVRNRSVLTADTGGFLISVAMYLLLPVVVEFVQVPAAKGYGFGASLVVSGLVLVPYAAANFVASRFLGIYERRFGTRSMIPLGSLIFAFGTAFFALEHTHLWEAFVVTGIAGFGMGFTYAAMPGFIVRAVPASETGSATGFYQVLRSIGLTLGSALSAAVLMAHTPSGSALPKVSGFETALLFASALAVATAVISFVLPGIGAGRRARAEAAKPAAVVPMMEEEAELAGSGFMTVDDRASDTR; via the coding sequence ATGACATCAACGGGTGACATCTGGTCCGGGGAGAGCGACGGCGTCGTGTCGAGCAGCGCACACATAGCAGGCGGGCCCAGCGGGTCCGGGGTCGTACCGCGCGGGCTGCGACTGCGCCTGCTCGGACCGACCCTGGTGATCGTGGGCTCGCTGATGTCGGTCGTCTCCAGCCTGGGCGCCCCGCTGATCCCCACCATCGCCGACGCCGACGGCGTCTCGCTCAGCACCGCGGAGTGGCTGCTGACCATCACGCTGATGACGGGCGCGCTCGCCACGCCGCTGATGGGCCGGCTCTCCGACGGCCCCCGGCAGCGCGACGTGATCCTCGCCGCGCTCGGCTCGGTGGTCGTCGGCTGCGTGGTCGCCGCGCTCTCGGGCGGCTTCGCCATGCTCATCGTCGGCCGCGGCCTCCAGGGGGTGGGCCTCGGGCTGCTGCCGGTGGCGATGGCCGTCGCCCGGCGCAACCTCACCCCGGAGAAGTCGCGGCAGGCCATCGCCACGCTCTCGGTCACCGCGGCGATCGGCGCCGGGCTCGGCTACCCGCTGACCGCGCTGATCGCGGAGACCTTCGACTACCGGGGCGCGTACTGGTTCGGCGCCATCACCGTCGGCTGCTCCTTCGTGCTGGCCGCCGTCGTGCTGCCCGGCCGGGCCGAGGTGCCCTCGCGGCGCTTCGACACCGTGGGCGCGACCCTGATCAGCCTGGTCGTCGTCGGGCTCTCGGTGGCGCTCAGCGAGGCGGACGGCTGGGGCTGGACGTCCGCCCGCGCGCTGGGCCTGTTCGCCGCCTGCCTGGTGCTGCTCGCCGCCTGGATCCCGTACGAGCTGCGCACCGCCGACCCGCTCATCGACCTGCGGCAGGTCAGGAACCGCTCGGTGCTGACCGCCGACACCGGCGGGTTCCTGATCAGCGTGGCGATGTACCTGCTGCTGCCGGTCGTGGTGGAGTTCGTCCAGGTCCCGGCGGCCAAGGGCTACGGCTTCGGCGCCTCGCTCGTCGTCTCCGGACTGGTGCTGGTGCCCTACGCGGCGGCGAACTTCGTGGCCAGCCGCTTCCTCGGGATCTACGAACGGCGGTTCGGCACCCGCAGCATGATCCCGCTGGGCTCGCTGATCTTCGCCTTCGGCACCGCCTTCTTCGCACTGGAGCACACCCACCTGTGGGAGGCGTTCGTGGTCACGGGGATCGCCGGCTTCGGGATGGGGTTCACCTACGCGGCGATGCCCGGCTTCATCGTGCGCGCGGTGCCGGCCAGCGAGACCGGCAGCGCGACCGGCTTCTACCAGGTGCTCCGCAGCATCGGCCTCACGTTGGGCAGCGCGCTGTCGGCGGCCGTCCTGATGGCGCACACCCCGTCGGGCAGCGCGCTGCCGAAGGTGTCGGGCTTCGAGACCGCGCTGCTCTTCGCCTCCGCGCTGGCGGTGGCCACGGCCGTGATCAGCTTCGTACTGCCCGGGATCGGCGCCGGGCGGCGGGCGCGGGCCGAGGCCGCGAAGCCCGCGGCGGTCGTCCCTATGATGGAGGAGGAGGCCGAACTCGCCGGCTCCGGCTTCATGACCGTCGACGACCGGGCTTCGGACACCCGCTGA